The genomic segment GAATCTGTTGCATCACACCCGCTTTTGGTCGCCCAGTTCCAATGGGTAGCCATGTTATGGACGGGATATCAAAGGTAGACGAGGAATCAAAGTTGTTCACTATAGTAATAACCGACTCAATGGCTTTTCTAAGCTCTGTGATGTGGAAAGGCCAGTTTTTGATGGTGCTCTTTCCAGCAACAATCTCCTCACTCCAAGTCACCTGCGACAGACTGTAATAGCTACGCACTGTGTTTACAGCAGTTCGTAGCATCTGGATATGAATTGCCTTTACATGCGTTTCGTTCGCGGTGATCGTCTCAAATGGCGGTGGCAATACAGTAAAAGTGCGTACAACCTCCGGACTTGACGACGCTATGTCACTATCAAGGCAGCGGACGGTCACAGTATGGTTCCCTGCGGCCAGCGCTGCCGATTGATACACCGTTTTTACTCCATTACCCAGATAGCCGCTTACGGAAAACATCTCAGGGTTGTCTACGCTGTTGACCCAAACACCCGTGTCGATTTTCACTTCTACAATCTGCGTTTGACCGTCCGGCTCAATACCCGTTGTAATCATGAAACGCGGTGTAGCCTTGTAACTTGAACTGCCAGATACCGGGCAGACGATTACTGGTGCAGTCGGCGGACTATTTTTCTTTACTGTACCGCTTACTACATAGGCAGAAACTGCATCCAATGAATCGGTTACGCTGATACGGTAGCGGGTATACATTCCAGCTATCTGAGAAGCATTCGCTATATATGTCCCCGAGGTGGCACTTGAAACGACGATTGTTAGAGCCTCGTATGCCGACCAGTTAATCCCGTCCGTTGAAGTTGAACGCTGAATGACATACTGCTTGATAGCGCTGGTTCCGGGTATCGTTCCGCTCCAGGTAAGAGTTACGGTGCTGGATTCGTAAATGGCAGGAGCAGCGGTAAAGGAAGTCGGTGGTGTAGGCAGTGTATTTCTGCGGACTGTGTTGCTAGAAACAGTCCAGTCTGAGTAGAAACTCTCCCCAGCTGCACCACGTGTTCTTACCCTAAATCGGCGGTAATTTCCGCGTGTAGTCGGTGGACTGACAATTACGCTGCCGCTTGTCGCTGAAGTAAACACCGTAGTCAGTGCTGTCCAGTCTCCCCATGTGCTGTTATCTGCCGAATCACTATATTGTATCTCATAGGATGTAATGGCATTTCCCGCACCACCGGATGCTCCACTCCATGAAAGGGTTACGTTTCCTTCAGCCAACGTTGCGTTTACCGAGCAAGCGGTTGGTGCTACGCAGGCAGTAATATCGCAGTAGATGCTGTTACTGATCATTTCTGAAGAGTAAACATCCAGAGTATCTATCGTCCAAATGCCAAATTGGGTATAGGTTCCTGGAATTCTCGATACATTTGGGTTGTAACTGCCGCCACTGGCCGAGAGTGTCAGAGTGGTAAGAACGCTCCATGAACTCCAGGTAATGTTATCCGTGGATGTTCTGCTGGCAATCTGGTATCCCTTGATGGCACTTGTTCCACCGGAAGCTCCGCTCCATGTCAGCGTAATCGTTTCGTCGCTATAGTTTGAAGGAGAAGCCACTGCAGTGGTTGGTGCGCTTGGTACAGTATTTCTGCGGACAGAGTTCGTTGATACCTTCCAACCGGAATAATAGCTTGCTCCAGCAGTACCACGTGTCCGTACCTGAAACCTACGATAATTGCCTCGCGTCGAAGGCGGCGCAACAGAAGCGCTGCCGCTAGTGGCAGTTGTGGTTACCGTGGTCAGTGCTGTCCATGCTCCCCATGTGATATTGTCAGCGGAATCGCTGTATTGTATCTCATAGGAGGATATTGAGTTATTTATACCGCCCGATGCACCACTCCATGACAAAGTAACGTTGCCTTCCGAGAGAGTTGCATTTAACGAGCAGGAAGTCGGAGCACTGCAAGCGGTTGTACGGCTTGCCCAGTTAATAGTCAGTACAATCTGGCTTAAGTTATCCCTTGCACCAAAGCCCATGTAGTTTAAGGTGCTGGAGCCTGCATCCATGAATAGGCAGTTGCTGGCACCACTACCGATAGAATCAATTAGCGCGGTGGAAATGGCGATATCTTTTGCGCCTTGTCCGGCGGAAACGGTGTAGTTATACCCAGAGGTAACCTTTGTGGGCCTGCTCCCAGACACGCTGGTGCTGGAACTGGGTGCTGGCATGCCAGAAGCATTTCCTGCATACAGCGTCATGGTTCTGGCGGAGCCCCAGTCACCTGCAGCTATTCTGACAAGGTGAATGCTGGCCGATGTGGGATAATAGTTTGCGTAAGTATTCCGGATGCTGGCAAGGTCAAACAGCATAGCGCCCACGTTCTCATAATTGTTAGCATCAGGATAAACACCTTGCCGAACATAATCCGTTACACCTGCGATCCAGCTACCATTACGCCATGTACACGCATTAGTTGCCTGATAAGTTGCCATAGAAATTCACCTCACTCATATACCGCCGAAACCAGCGAATTTACCAACCCACAAAGGCCGGTATTCAGACGGGTGTCAGTAATATTATTTGCGACTATTGATGTAGCGGCTGTAGGTACAAGCACATCTGCAATACCAAGTTCGTAGACGTCACTAGTTCTTGTCAGCGCAGGTGCCACTGGCGTTGCAGCGGGAGTACCAGCAACAACAGCAAGCTGAATGCTACGGCTGATCTGACTTAATCGGATCACAATCCGGTCAATACGTGGATTGCTTCCATTTGCAGTTGTCAGTGGCATATTTAAGACATCTGTATTCTCATAACGGTATCCATTAATCCACGCACTTCCTGCTGCCACATTCACAGCCAAGCCAATTGCTGGCGACACCTGTAGGTTTGTTGTTGCCATATAAAAAACACCGTTGGAGACGAGACTTCCGAAATATGCCGCAAAATCTGCAGCATCATAGACTCTGTCTCCACCCGATGAGTTGAAGAAGCCATATTTTTCAGCCATAAAAATCCTCCTTTATTCATAATCTTGTTATCCTCCGTTCGGGCAAGTAAAAAAGACCACCGAAGTGGTCTTTAAGATCTGTGTTAAATGAAATTCTCAGCTTATTGCCCGTGGGCTTTAACTAGCTCTTCGTGCGTGTAACCAAACATATAGTCCTCATCGCAACCGTTTGAGAAATATATATCCGCCGCATCCCATACGCTGAGTGATTCGCCGCTATCCTCATCATCTTCATCTGGTTCTCCAAAAGCGACGATTTTGCCGCAGTTAGGACATTTCCAGTCCCCGCCGCCTATGTACTCCATGTCATATGCGCCGCAACGACCGCTTCCGCAATTATAGGGTATCATTTTATCTCCTCCTCATCATTTTGACTTTCTAAATTATTATCCGTCGGCTCGCTTTCGTTTGGATACCGAGCGAAATTCTTCTCGCCGCACGACTTGCAGATAATATAATCATCATGGCTGCCTTCTTTGCTCTCTGGAACGTATGTTGACTCGACAAGGGGTTCTCCGCAGTTAACGCAAGTACCGACATTTTGTAACTCAATGGACTGCAGATGGGCTTGTTTTGCCTTTGCTTTTCTTTTTAGCAGTTTATAAGTTATAAATCCACCAATAGCGGTAGCGCCTAAGATAATGCCCCCAATAATCAGCGTGTTCTTGTTGGAACTTTTGGTGACGATTGTTTTTGAAATCAGGGTGTCTGCCTTAGGCTTTATCGCTACAGGGGCGGCACCTTTCCCGGTTTCTCTTATAACAGTTTTTATGGTGTCAATCCCTTTGTCTATAACTTCATAGGTAAAGGAACCTAGTTTATAATTTCCATCGGTGTATTGATTTCCGAAAAAAGGATGTCCCGCAGGAGCGCCCATAACGTTGTACCTCCACAGCTTATTTCAGTAGTTTCTTTGACCAGCTGGTCGAACCGCCGATTATAGCCCCAATGACGGGAACCACAAAGGGAATAGACTTAATGAGTATATCGAAAACACTGTCGAGTTTTGCCGTTGGCGTTCCTCCGGCAGCAGTTGCAGCAACCGTTCCCACAACGTCTTGAACCTTTGAGTAATCGTCCTCATCAAGTTCATCGTCGCTATCCAGCAAAAGTGCCACGACTTTCGGAAGAACCTCGTTATCTTTGTTGTTTTCAATTTCAGCATCAATAACAGAGCGGATAGCAATATATTGGGTAAAATTCATCGGTGTCTTTTGGTTTTCAAGATTGCTGATGGTTTGTTTTGTCACCCCAATTTTGTCACCCAAGACCTCAGCTGTCCAACCTGCAATTTTTCTTATTGAAGACAGGTTTTGTTGTAATTTCTTAATTTGTTTCTCTCGTTCCCTTGCTTTGTCAGACACAATATATCGCCCTCCTTTAACAACAAGAATATCACATATACTTTACACTGTCAAATAATTTGACTAAATAAAACTGAAGCTATGCATCAAAAAATCTGTCTCCACCCGATGAGTTGAAAAATCCACTCTTCTCCATACACTATTTTCCTCCTTCTTAAACAGTTTTCGTATACTCTATAACCACATAACCTGTATATGATGTCCGGTCATTACCAGGTTCGACAACGACATTGGTTGTATCCATATAAAGCCCAATTTGCGAGGCGAAGTTGTTGTAACGAGCAAGTGGCAGCGGCAAGAAGACGGTCCCGTTTGTCGCAAAGCCTGTTAAACTGACAACAGTGCTGAGGTTTGTTATGCCGTGGGCTACGCTTTTCGGTGTCGTATTTGTAAGTGACCCAAGATTCACGTGCTTGCGATAAATCGTCTTACCATCAATCCATAAACGCCCTGTGTTTTGTTCTGTCGTTGAGTAATCGGTAAACGCAGATGATATTTTAGAAGCGGTAATCGTACGATCTGCGATCTTTACGCCGGTGACTGCGCCGTTTGCAAGCCTAGTCGTGGTTATTGGTTCATTATTGATATTGAGCCAGTTTGCCTGCCCAGATAGGTTATTGAATACAAAAACAGAAATTACATAAAACGTCATAGTGTCCCTACTGATAAAGAAACCCATTGCTCGCTGATAGCCATAGCCCGTGTTATCCCCATTATGCTTTGTTAAAAAGACATGTCCGTTTTCACTTGGTTGATCACTGAACTTGTTACCACTGTACGAGGTGAAGTATAAAGTATCTCCCGGCACCATGTTGTACAAGGCATACTGACCGACCGATATGGTACCCGGACCTACAAAAAT from the Pelotomaculum isophthalicicum JI genome contains:
- a CDS encoding helix-turn-helix transcriptional regulator; this translates as MSDKAREREKQIKKLQQNLSSIRKIAGWTAEVLGDKIGVTKQTISNLENQKTPMNFTQYIAIRSVIDAEIENNKDNEVLPKVVALLLDSDDELDEDDYSKVQDVVGTVAATAAGGTPTAKLDSVFDILIKSIPFVVPVIGAIIGGSTSWSKKLLK